A stretch of Oreochromis aureus strain Israel breed Guangdong linkage group 11, ZZ_aureus, whole genome shotgun sequence DNA encodes these proteins:
- the fxyd5 gene encoding FXYD domain containing ion transport regulator 5 isoform X2: MNLVYLSIFLFMMLRVSRAETPAPATAPAPATAPATATAPAATPTPTPTPTPTDAKDELTSTINPEIDAVERRVTRDINTSSETTPEKPTNQQANISLSVTTSRTETVAASSAKATSQPKLTSASASAVKTSPSAPKKAIEWKSEWDQDFTYDYKSLSCAGLVIAAVLFIFGILVITCGKFNRLPKCRKRSTKSYRVAQG, encoded by the exons aTGAACCTGGTTTACTTgagcattttcctgtttatgATGTTAAGAG TGTCAAGGGCCGAGACTCCTGCACCTGCAACTGCACCTGCACCTGCAACTGCACCTGCAACTGCAACTGCACCTGCAGCTACACCCACACCTACACCCACACCTACACCCACAGATGCAAAGGACGAATTGACATCTACAATAAACCCtg AAATAGATGCAGTGGAAAGGAGAGTAACTCGAGATATTAACACCTCCTCGGAAACTACACCTGAAAAACCCACAAACCAGCAAGCAAACATCTCCCTCAGTGTCACCACATCACGAACAGAGACTGTAGCAG CTTCAAGTGCAAAAGCAACAAGTCAACCAAAGCTCACATCAGCTTCag catcTGCAGTGAAAACCAGCCCTTCTGCACCCAAGAAAGCCATCG AGTGGAAGTCAGAGTGGGACCAAGATTTCACCTATG ATTATAAGTCCCTGAGTTGTGCTGGACTGGTCATTGCAGCAGTGCTGTTCATCTTTGGCATATTGGTCATTACCT GTGGAAAGTTCAATCGGCTGCCCAAATGTCGCAAGAGGTCAACAAA GTCATACCGGGTAGCCCAAGGATAA
- the fxyd5 gene encoding FXYD domain containing ion transport regulator 5 isoform X1, producing MMRLRIHLWIRAPCRMDTKMNLVYLSIFLFMMLRVSRAETPAPATAPAPATAPATATAPAATPTPTPTPTPTDAKDELTSTINPEIDAVERRVTRDINTSSETTPEKPTNQQANISLSVTTSRTETVAASSAKATSQPKLTSASASAVKTSPSAPKKAIEWKSEWDQDFTYDYKSLSCAGLVIAAVLFIFGILVITCGKFNRLPKCRKRSTKSYRVAQG from the exons ATGATGAGGCTGCGGATACATCTCTGGATTCGGGCACCTTGCAGGATGGATACAAAG aTGAACCTGGTTTACTTgagcattttcctgtttatgATGTTAAGAG TGTCAAGGGCCGAGACTCCTGCACCTGCAACTGCACCTGCACCTGCAACTGCACCTGCAACTGCAACTGCACCTGCAGCTACACCCACACCTACACCCACACCTACACCCACAGATGCAAAGGACGAATTGACATCTACAATAAACCCtg AAATAGATGCAGTGGAAAGGAGAGTAACTCGAGATATTAACACCTCCTCGGAAACTACACCTGAAAAACCCACAAACCAGCAAGCAAACATCTCCCTCAGTGTCACCACATCACGAACAGAGACTGTAGCAG CTTCAAGTGCAAAAGCAACAAGTCAACCAAAGCTCACATCAGCTTCag catcTGCAGTGAAAACCAGCCCTTCTGCACCCAAGAAAGCCATCG AGTGGAAGTCAGAGTGGGACCAAGATTTCACCTATG ATTATAAGTCCCTGAGTTGTGCTGGACTGGTCATTGCAGCAGTGCTGTTCATCTTTGGCATATTGGTCATTACCT GTGGAAAGTTCAATCGGCTGCCCAAATGTCGCAAGAGGTCAACAAA GTCATACCGGGTAGCCCAAGGATAA
- the si:dkey-262k9.2 gene encoding uncharacterized protein si:dkey-262k9.2, protein MMRLLFLCLLLLLPPSAADNSELEGSADDPDDEDYKREREPLGTNPNPGTGKTTGVEEDRDESYMIIIVIAGVVLALSVAAVVIILIVRRKMQQREQGIYSVPVEQDHKEPV, encoded by the exons ATGATGCGattgctgtttctgtgtctgCTGCTACTTCTGCCACCTTCTGCTGCTG atAATTCAGAACTTGAAGGATCAGCTGACG accCGGATGATGAGGATTATAAGAGGGAACGTG AACCTCTAGGGACCAATCCAAATCCTGGGACAGGCAAAACCACTGGTGTGGAGGAGGACAGAG atGAGAGCTACATGATTATCATAGTTATAGCGGGGGTGGTGCTGGCTCTTTCGGTCGCAGCAGTTGTCA TCATATTGATAGTGAGGCGCAAGATGCAGCAGCGGGAGCAGGG gATCTACTCTGTGCCAGTAGAACAGGACCACAAAGAGCCCGTCTAG